One window of the Macaca thibetana thibetana isolate TM-01 chromosome 1, ASM2454274v1, whole genome shotgun sequence genome contains the following:
- the GPATCH4 gene encoding G patch domain-containing protein 4 isoform X3, which translates to MNVTPEVKSRGMKFAEEQLLKHGWTQGKGLGRKENGITQALRVTLKQDTHGVGHDPAKEFTNHWWNELFNKTAANLVVETGQDGVQIRSLSKETTRYNHPKPNLLYQKFVKMATLTSSGEKPHKDLESCSDDDNQGPKSPKILTDEMLLQACEGRTAHKAARLGITMKAKLARLEAQEQAFLARLKGQDPGAPQPQSESKPPKKKKKKRKQKEEEEATASERNDAHEKHPEHAEQNIRKSKKKKRRHQEGKVSDEREGTTKGNEEEDAAGTSGLGELNSREQAHQSLRKVKKKKRWHHEEEKMGVLEEGGKGEEAAGSVRTEEVKSRACADPCSRRKKRQQREEDLNLEDGDEETVLGGGTREAESRTCSDWRSKKKRQQHEEEEDILDVKDEEDGGAREAGSGAHTGSSSRGKRKRQQHAKKERAELSISQKAKKKKQKRH; encoded by the exons ATGAATGTCACCCCAGAGGTCAAGAGTCGTGGGATGAAGTTTGCTGAGGAGCAGTTGTTAAAGCATGGATGGACTCAAG GCAAAGGCCTCGGCCGGAAGGAGAATGGTATCACCCAGGCTCTCAGGGTGACACTGAAGCAAGACACTCATGGG GTGGGACACGACCCTGCCAAGGAGTTCACAAACCACTGGTGGAATGAGCTCTTCAACAAGACTGCGGCCAACTTGGTAGTGGAAACTGGGCAG GATGGAGTACAGATAAGGAGCCTTTCTAAGGAGACCACCCGTTACAATCATCCCAAGCCCAACTTGCTGTATCAGAAGTTTGTGAAG ATGGCCACGTTGACTTCAAGTGGAGAGAAGCCACACAAAGACTTGGAGAGCTGCAGTGATGATGACAACCAGGGGCCCAAGTCCCCAAAGAT TCTGACTGATGAGATGCTGCTCCAAGCCTGTGAAGGGCGAACAGCACATAA GGCTGCCCGTCTTGGGATCACAATGAAGGCCAAGCTTGCTCGCCTAGAGGCCCAGGAGCAGGCCTTCCTGGCTCGTCTCAAAGGCCAGGACCCTGGGGCCCCTCAACCGCAGTCAGAGAGCaagccccccaaaaaaaagaaaaagaaaaggaagcagaaagaggaggaagaagctACAGCATCTGAAAGGAATGATGCACATGAAAAGCACCCAGAACACGCTGAGCAGAACATCAGaaaaagcaagaagaagaaaaggcgACATCAAGAAGGAAAGGTCTCAGATGAAAGAGAGGGTACAACTAAAGGGAATGAGGAGGAGGATGCCGCAGGAACAAGTGGGCTTGGGGAATTGAATAGCAGAGAGCAAGCCCATCAGTCCCTCAGGaaagtgaagaaaaagaagaggtggCACCATGAAGAGGAGAAGATGGGGGTcttggaggaaggaggaaaaggcgAGGAGGCTGCAGGCAGTGTCAGGACAGAGGAGGTAAAGAGCAGAGCGTGCGCTGACCCATGCAGCCGAAGAAAAAAGAGGCAGCAACGGGAGGAGGACTTGAACCTagaagatggagatgaggaaactgtttTAGGTGGtggaaccagggaagcagagagcagaacaTGCAGTGATTggagaagcaagaagaaaagacagcAGCACGAAGAGGAGGAGGACATCTTGGATGTAAAGGATGAGGAGGATGGCGGGGCTAGGGAAGCAGGGAGCGGAGCACACACTGGCTCAAGCAGCAGAGGTAAGAGGAAGAGGCAGCAGCATGCCAAGAAGGAAAGAGCTGAACTCAGCATCAGCCAGAAagccaaaaagaagaaacagaagagacaCTAA
- the GPATCH4 gene encoding G patch domain-containing protein 4 isoform X2, protein MRQVEQPRNLRKWAHFRSQFLWQPYRQIGLRNGFSWEDRDFGSSGRLYGFDSLEGTKRHFREDGGAQVRFGTCFRGEDPSLTVGHDPAKEFTNHWWNELFNKTAANLVVETGQMATLTSSGEKPHKDLESCSDDDNQGPKSPKILTDEMLLQACEGRTAHKAARLGITMKAKLARLEAQEQAFLARLKGQDPGAPQPQSESKPPKKKKKKRKQKEEEEATASERNDAHEKHPEHAEQNIRKSKKKKRRHQEGKVSDEREGTTKGNEEEDAAGTSGLGELNSREQAHQSLRKVKKKKRWHHEEEKMGVLEEGGKGEEAAGSVRTEEVKSRACADPCSRRKKRQQREEDLNLEDGDEETVLGGGTREAESRTCSDWRSKKKRQQHEEEEDILDVKDEEDGGAREAGSGAHTGSSSRGKRKRQQHAKKERAELSISQKAKKKKQKRH, encoded by the exons ATGAGGCAAGTGGAACAGCCTCGGAACCTCCGAAAATGGGCACACTTCAGGTCCCAGTTTCTATGGCAACCATACCGGCAAATTGGCCTCCGCAATGGTTTCTCCTGGGAGGACCGCGATTTTGGTTCCAGCGGACGTCTCTATGGTTTCGACAGCCTAGAAGGAACAAAACGGCATTTCCGGGAAGATGGCGGCGCACAAGTCAGGTTTGGCACATGTTTCCGAGGAGAGGACCCCTCGTTGACG GTGGGACACGACCCTGCCAAGGAGTTCACAAACCACTGGTGGAATGAGCTCTTCAACAAGACTGCGGCCAACTTGGTAGTGGAAACTGGGCAG ATGGCCACGTTGACTTCAAGTGGAGAGAAGCCACACAAAGACTTGGAGAGCTGCAGTGATGATGACAACCAGGGGCCCAAGTCCCCAAAGAT TCTGACTGATGAGATGCTGCTCCAAGCCTGTGAAGGGCGAACAGCACATAA GGCTGCCCGTCTTGGGATCACAATGAAGGCCAAGCTTGCTCGCCTAGAGGCCCAGGAGCAGGCCTTCCTGGCTCGTCTCAAAGGCCAGGACCCTGGGGCCCCTCAACCGCAGTCAGAGAGCaagccccccaaaaaaaagaaaaagaaaaggaagcagaaagaggaggaagaagctACAGCATCTGAAAGGAATGATGCACATGAAAAGCACCCAGAACACGCTGAGCAGAACATCAGaaaaagcaagaagaagaaaaggcgACATCAAGAAGGAAAGGTCTCAGATGAAAGAGAGGGTACAACTAAAGGGAATGAGGAGGAGGATGCCGCAGGAACAAGTGGGCTTGGGGAATTGAATAGCAGAGAGCAAGCCCATCAGTCCCTCAGGaaagtgaagaaaaagaagaggtggCACCATGAAGAGGAGAAGATGGGGGTcttggaggaaggaggaaaaggcgAGGAGGCTGCAGGCAGTGTCAGGACAGAGGAGGTAAAGAGCAGAGCGTGCGCTGACCCATGCAGCCGAAGAAAAAAGAGGCAGCAACGGGAGGAGGACTTGAACCTagaagatggagatgaggaaactgtttTAGGTGGtggaaccagggaagcagagagcagaacaTGCAGTGATTggagaagcaagaagaaaagacagcAGCACGAAGAGGAGGAGGACATCTTGGATGTAAAGGATGAGGAGGATGGCGGGGCTAGGGAAGCAGGGAGCGGAGCACACACTGGCTCAAGCAGCAGAGGTAAGAGGAAGAGGCAGCAGCATGCCAAGAAGGAAAGAGCTGAACTCAGCATCAGCCAGAAagccaaaaagaagaaacagaagagacaCTAA
- the GPATCH4 gene encoding G patch domain-containing protein 4 isoform X1, with product MRQVEQPRNLRKWAHFRSQFLWQPYRQIGLRNGFSWEDRDFGSSGRLYGFDSLEGTKRHFREDGGAQVRFGTCFRGEDPSLTVGHDPAKEFTNHWWNELFNKTAANLVVETGQDGVQIRSLSKETTRYNHPKPNLLYQKFVKMATLTSSGEKPHKDLESCSDDDNQGPKSPKILTDEMLLQACEGRTAHKAARLGITMKAKLARLEAQEQAFLARLKGQDPGAPQPQSESKPPKKKKKKRKQKEEEEATASERNDAHEKHPEHAEQNIRKSKKKKRRHQEGKVSDEREGTTKGNEEEDAAGTSGLGELNSREQAHQSLRKVKKKKRWHHEEEKMGVLEEGGKGEEAAGSVRTEEVKSRACADPCSRRKKRQQREEDLNLEDGDEETVLGGGTREAESRTCSDWRSKKKRQQHEEEEDILDVKDEEDGGAREAGSGAHTGSSSRGKRKRQQHAKKERAELSISQKAKKKKQKRH from the exons ATGAGGCAAGTGGAACAGCCTCGGAACCTCCGAAAATGGGCACACTTCAGGTCCCAGTTTCTATGGCAACCATACCGGCAAATTGGCCTCCGCAATGGTTTCTCCTGGGAGGACCGCGATTTTGGTTCCAGCGGACGTCTCTATGGTTTCGACAGCCTAGAAGGAACAAAACGGCATTTCCGGGAAGATGGCGGCGCACAAGTCAGGTTTGGCACATGTTTCCGAGGAGAGGACCCCTCGTTGACG GTGGGACACGACCCTGCCAAGGAGTTCACAAACCACTGGTGGAATGAGCTCTTCAACAAGACTGCGGCCAACTTGGTAGTGGAAACTGGGCAG GATGGAGTACAGATAAGGAGCCTTTCTAAGGAGACCACCCGTTACAATCATCCCAAGCCCAACTTGCTGTATCAGAAGTTTGTGAAG ATGGCCACGTTGACTTCAAGTGGAGAGAAGCCACACAAAGACTTGGAGAGCTGCAGTGATGATGACAACCAGGGGCCCAAGTCCCCAAAGAT TCTGACTGATGAGATGCTGCTCCAAGCCTGTGAAGGGCGAACAGCACATAA GGCTGCCCGTCTTGGGATCACAATGAAGGCCAAGCTTGCTCGCCTAGAGGCCCAGGAGCAGGCCTTCCTGGCTCGTCTCAAAGGCCAGGACCCTGGGGCCCCTCAACCGCAGTCAGAGAGCaagccccccaaaaaaaagaaaaagaaaaggaagcagaaagaggaggaagaagctACAGCATCTGAAAGGAATGATGCACATGAAAAGCACCCAGAACACGCTGAGCAGAACATCAGaaaaagcaagaagaagaaaaggcgACATCAAGAAGGAAAGGTCTCAGATGAAAGAGAGGGTACAACTAAAGGGAATGAGGAGGAGGATGCCGCAGGAACAAGTGGGCTTGGGGAATTGAATAGCAGAGAGCAAGCCCATCAGTCCCTCAGGaaagtgaagaaaaagaagaggtggCACCATGAAGAGGAGAAGATGGGGGTcttggaggaaggaggaaaaggcgAGGAGGCTGCAGGCAGTGTCAGGACAGAGGAGGTAAAGAGCAGAGCGTGCGCTGACCCATGCAGCCGAAGAAAAAAGAGGCAGCAACGGGAGGAGGACTTGAACCTagaagatggagatgaggaaactgtttTAGGTGGtggaaccagggaagcagagagcagaacaTGCAGTGATTggagaagcaagaagaaaagacagcAGCACGAAGAGGAGGAGGACATCTTGGATGTAAAGGATGAGGAGGATGGCGGGGCTAGGGAAGCAGGGAGCGGAGCACACACTGGCTCAAGCAGCAGAGGTAAGAGGAAGAGGCAGCAGCATGCCAAGAAGGAAAGAGCTGAACTCAGCATCAGCCAGAAagccaaaaagaagaaacagaagagacaCTAA
- the GPATCH4 gene encoding G patch domain-containing protein 4 isoform X5 — translation MRQVEQPRNLRKWAHFRSQFLWQPYRQIGLRNGFSWEDRDFGSSGRLYGFDSLEGTKRHFREDGGAQVRFGTCFRGEDPSLTMATLTSSGEKPHKDLESCSDDDNQGPKSPKILTDEMLLQACEGRTAHKAARLGITMKAKLARLEAQEQAFLARLKGQDPGAPQPQSESKPPKKKKKKRKQKEEEEATASERNDAHEKHPEHAEQNIRKSKKKKRRHQEGKVSDEREGTTKGNEEEDAAGTSGLGELNSREQAHQSLRKVKKKKRWHHEEEKMGVLEEGGKGEEAAGSVRTEEVKSRACADPCSRRKKRQQREEDLNLEDGDEETVLGGGTREAESRTCSDWRSKKKRQQHEEEEDILDVKDEEDGGAREAGSGAHTGSSSRGKRKRQQHAKKERAELSISQKAKKKKQKRH, via the exons ATGAGGCAAGTGGAACAGCCTCGGAACCTCCGAAAATGGGCACACTTCAGGTCCCAGTTTCTATGGCAACCATACCGGCAAATTGGCCTCCGCAATGGTTTCTCCTGGGAGGACCGCGATTTTGGTTCCAGCGGACGTCTCTATGGTTTCGACAGCCTAGAAGGAACAAAACGGCATTTCCGGGAAGATGGCGGCGCACAAGTCAGGTTTGGCACATGTTTCCGAGGAGAGGACCCCTCGTTGACG ATGGCCACGTTGACTTCAAGTGGAGAGAAGCCACACAAAGACTTGGAGAGCTGCAGTGATGATGACAACCAGGGGCCCAAGTCCCCAAAGAT TCTGACTGATGAGATGCTGCTCCAAGCCTGTGAAGGGCGAACAGCACATAA GGCTGCCCGTCTTGGGATCACAATGAAGGCCAAGCTTGCTCGCCTAGAGGCCCAGGAGCAGGCCTTCCTGGCTCGTCTCAAAGGCCAGGACCCTGGGGCCCCTCAACCGCAGTCAGAGAGCaagccccccaaaaaaaagaaaaagaaaaggaagcagaaagaggaggaagaagctACAGCATCTGAAAGGAATGATGCACATGAAAAGCACCCAGAACACGCTGAGCAGAACATCAGaaaaagcaagaagaagaaaaggcgACATCAAGAAGGAAAGGTCTCAGATGAAAGAGAGGGTACAACTAAAGGGAATGAGGAGGAGGATGCCGCAGGAACAAGTGGGCTTGGGGAATTGAATAGCAGAGAGCAAGCCCATCAGTCCCTCAGGaaagtgaagaaaaagaagaggtggCACCATGAAGAGGAGAAGATGGGGGTcttggaggaaggaggaaaaggcgAGGAGGCTGCAGGCAGTGTCAGGACAGAGGAGGTAAAGAGCAGAGCGTGCGCTGACCCATGCAGCCGAAGAAAAAAGAGGCAGCAACGGGAGGAGGACTTGAACCTagaagatggagatgaggaaactgtttTAGGTGGtggaaccagggaagcagagagcagaacaTGCAGTGATTggagaagcaagaagaaaagacagcAGCACGAAGAGGAGGAGGACATCTTGGATGTAAAGGATGAGGAGGATGGCGGGGCTAGGGAAGCAGGGAGCGGAGCACACACTGGCTCAAGCAGCAGAGGTAAGAGGAAGAGGCAGCAGCATGCCAAGAAGGAAAGAGCTGAACTCAGCATCAGCCAGAAagccaaaaagaagaaacagaagagacaCTAA
- the GPATCH4 gene encoding G patch domain-containing protein 4 isoform X4, whose amino-acid sequence MNVTPEVKSRGMKFAEEQLLKHGWTQGKGLGRKENGITQALRVTLKQDTHGVGHDPAKEFTNHWWNELFNKTAANLVVETGQMATLTSSGEKPHKDLESCSDDDNQGPKSPKILTDEMLLQACEGRTAHKAARLGITMKAKLARLEAQEQAFLARLKGQDPGAPQPQSESKPPKKKKKKRKQKEEEEATASERNDAHEKHPEHAEQNIRKSKKKKRRHQEGKVSDEREGTTKGNEEEDAAGTSGLGELNSREQAHQSLRKVKKKKRWHHEEEKMGVLEEGGKGEEAAGSVRTEEVKSRACADPCSRRKKRQQREEDLNLEDGDEETVLGGGTREAESRTCSDWRSKKKRQQHEEEEDILDVKDEEDGGAREAGSGAHTGSSSRGKRKRQQHAKKERAELSISQKAKKKKQKRH is encoded by the exons ATGAATGTCACCCCAGAGGTCAAGAGTCGTGGGATGAAGTTTGCTGAGGAGCAGTTGTTAAAGCATGGATGGACTCAAG GCAAAGGCCTCGGCCGGAAGGAGAATGGTATCACCCAGGCTCTCAGGGTGACACTGAAGCAAGACACTCATGGG GTGGGACACGACCCTGCCAAGGAGTTCACAAACCACTGGTGGAATGAGCTCTTCAACAAGACTGCGGCCAACTTGGTAGTGGAAACTGGGCAG ATGGCCACGTTGACTTCAAGTGGAGAGAAGCCACACAAAGACTTGGAGAGCTGCAGTGATGATGACAACCAGGGGCCCAAGTCCCCAAAGAT TCTGACTGATGAGATGCTGCTCCAAGCCTGTGAAGGGCGAACAGCACATAA GGCTGCCCGTCTTGGGATCACAATGAAGGCCAAGCTTGCTCGCCTAGAGGCCCAGGAGCAGGCCTTCCTGGCTCGTCTCAAAGGCCAGGACCCTGGGGCCCCTCAACCGCAGTCAGAGAGCaagccccccaaaaaaaagaaaaagaaaaggaagcagaaagaggaggaagaagctACAGCATCTGAAAGGAATGATGCACATGAAAAGCACCCAGAACACGCTGAGCAGAACATCAGaaaaagcaagaagaagaaaaggcgACATCAAGAAGGAAAGGTCTCAGATGAAAGAGAGGGTACAACTAAAGGGAATGAGGAGGAGGATGCCGCAGGAACAAGTGGGCTTGGGGAATTGAATAGCAGAGAGCAAGCCCATCAGTCCCTCAGGaaagtgaagaaaaagaagaggtggCACCATGAAGAGGAGAAGATGGGGGTcttggaggaaggaggaaaaggcgAGGAGGCTGCAGGCAGTGTCAGGACAGAGGAGGTAAAGAGCAGAGCGTGCGCTGACCCATGCAGCCGAAGAAAAAAGAGGCAGCAACGGGAGGAGGACTTGAACCTagaagatggagatgaggaaactgtttTAGGTGGtggaaccagggaagcagagagcagaacaTGCAGTGATTggagaagcaagaagaaaagacagcAGCACGAAGAGGAGGAGGACATCTTGGATGTAAAGGATGAGGAGGATGGCGGGGCTAGGGAAGCAGGGAGCGGAGCACACACTGGCTCAAGCAGCAGAGGTAAGAGGAAGAGGCAGCAGCATGCCAAGAAGGAAAGAGCTGAACTCAGCATCAGCCAGAAagccaaaaagaagaaacagaagagacaCTAA
- the NAXE gene encoding NAD(P)H-hydrate epimerase has product MRRGRVEPGLAGGERSASWMSGVRTLLGLGLLVAGSRLLRIKSETIACRSGPTWWGPQRLNSGGRWDSEVMASTAVKYLSQEEAQAVDQELFNEYQFSVDQLMELAGLSCATAIAKAYPPTSMSRSPPTVLVICGPGNNGGDGLVCARHLKLFGYEPTIYYPKRPNKPLFTALVTQCQKMDIPFLGEMPSEPTMIDELYELVVDAIFGFSFKGDVREPFHSILSVLKGLTVPIASIDIPSGWDVEKGNSGGIQPDLLISLTAPKKSATQFTGRYHYLGGRFVPPALEKKYQLNLPPYPDTACVYRLQ; this is encoded by the exons ATGCGCCGGGGTCGGGTCGAGCCGGGCCTGGCAGGGGGCGAGCGCTCTGCGAGCTGGATGTCAGGGGTGCGGACGCTGCTGGGCCTCGGGCTTCTGGTTGCGGGCTCGCGCCTGCTGCGGATCAAAAGCGAGACCATCGCCTGCCGCTCGGGACCCACCTGGTGGGGACCGCAGCGGCTGAACTCGGGTGGCCGCTGGGACTCAGAGGTCATGGCGAGCACGGCGGTGAAGTACCTGAG CCAGGAGGAGGCCCAGGCCGTGGACCAGGAGCTATTTAACGAATATCAGTTCAGCGTGGACCAACTTATGGAGCTGGCCGGGCTGAGCTGTGCCACAGCCATCGCCAAG GCATATCCCCCCACGTCCATGTCCAGGAGCCCCCCTACTGTCCTGGTCATCTGTGGCCCGGGGAATAATGGAGGAGATGGTCTGGTCTGTGCTCGACACCTCAAACTCTTT GGCTATGAGCCAACCATCTATTACCCCAAAAGGCCTAACAAGCCCCTCTTCACTGCATTGGTGACCCAGTGTCAGAAAATGGACATCCCTTTCCTTGGGGAAATGCCCTCAGAG CCCACGATGATTGATGAACTGTATGAGCTGGTGGTGGATGCCATCTTTGGCTTCAGCTTCAAGGGCGATGTTCGGGAACCATTCCACAGCATCCTGAGTGTCCTGAAGGGACTCACTGTGCCCATTGCTAGCATCGACATTCCCTCAG GATGGGACGTGGAGAAGGGAAACTCTGGAGGGATCCAGCCAGACTTGCTCATCTCCCTCACAGCCCCCAAAAAATCTGCAACCCAGTTTACTGGTCGCTACCATTACCTGGGGGGTCGTTTTGTGCCACCTGCTCTGGAAAAGAAGTACCAGCTGAATCTGCCACCCTACCCTGACACCGCGTGTGTCTATCGTCTGCAGTGA